One part of the Bernardetia sp. genome encodes these proteins:
- a CDS encoding RDD family protein: MRNALVITEKQSVFLKENRQDPITGDEFCLGDKVVFCASCKSAFLADSWEYMNGRHCEQVGTLRKFPVVSKLKLSKPIILDFRKANTGNRIFAYVIDTVIAIALAVFMYAVLDEILRVRDASVYSFFSACFYMFFRDIFGVRSSFGKRIMGLYFIDTETHKIAHPLKLVFRNIFYWICLFAAISLIAFLEAITDTGIVGGILGVVLFIANIVHVFVVLADQNHIFDKILKIELVEKNKT; the protein is encoded by the coding sequence ATGAGAAATGCCCTAGTCATTACAGAAAAACAATCTGTATTTTTAAAGGAAAATCGTCAAGACCCCATTACAGGCGATGAGTTTTGTTTGGGCGATAAAGTTGTCTTTTGTGCTTCTTGCAAGTCTGCTTTTTTGGCTGATAGTTGGGAGTATATGAATGGAAGGCATTGTGAACAAGTAGGAACACTAAGAAAATTCCCTGTTGTTTCAAAACTCAAACTCTCAAAACCAATCATTTTAGATTTTAGAAAAGCAAATACTGGAAATCGTATTTTTGCTTATGTTATAGATACAGTTATTGCTATTGCTTTGGCTGTTTTTATGTATGCAGTACTAGATGAAATTTTAAGAGTAAGAGATGCTAGCGTCTATTCATTTTTTTCTGCGTGCTTTTATATGTTCTTTAGAGATATTTTTGGTGTAAGGTCAAGTTTTGGAAAACGAATTATGGGGCTTTATTTTATAGATACAGAAACTCATAAAATTGCTCATCCTTTGAAACTCGTCTTTAGAAATATTTTTTATTGGATTTGTCTTTTTGCTGCTATTTCACTTATTGCATTTTTAGAAGCTATCACAGATACTGGCATTGTGGGAGGAATTTTAGGAGTTGTATTGTTTATTGCTAATATCGTTCACGTTTTTGTTGTTTTGGCAGATCAAAATCATATTTTTGATAAAATATTGAAAATAGAATTAGTTGAGAAAAATAAAACGTAG
- a CDS encoding rhomboid family intramembrane serine protease, whose protein sequence is MNKNIPTIWQSLRYILLIASVFWVVFLMQWMWEQDWAHWVGYPRSKEGIVGVFLSAWLHGDWFHLGSNSVGFIMLGTGLFVLYPSLSEKVLWINFFLTGIGVWLFARQAYHIGASGWIYSLASFLFFSGVFRRDRRSLLISLIVVFFYAGMLETIFPSEKAILNHISWESHLMGGIVGAFMAFSFRKDVADEEFIVGGDNGKSNGKIGYLDRHYKEGIIPLENPNFVYSYKEKKND, encoded by the coding sequence GTGAATAAAAACATCCCTACTATTTGGCAATCTTTACGCTATATTCTACTCATAGCTTCGGTTTTTTGGGTAGTTTTTTTAATGCAATGGATGTGGGAACAAGACTGGGCGCATTGGGTAGGTTATCCTAGAAGTAAAGAAGGTATTGTAGGAGTTTTTTTAAGTGCGTGGTTACACGGCGACTGGTTTCACTTGGGGTCAAATTCTGTGGGTTTTATAATGCTTGGTACTGGACTTTTTGTGCTTTATCCATCGCTTTCTGAAAAAGTATTATGGATAAATTTCTTTCTAACAGGTATTGGTGTCTGGCTTTTTGCTCGTCAAGCATATCATATTGGAGCTAGTGGGTGGATTTATTCTTTAGCTAGTTTTTTGTTTTTTAGTGGAGTTTTTCGAAGAGATAGACGTTCCTTGCTGATTAGTTTGATTGTAGTCTTTTTTTATGCTGGAATGTTAGAGACTATTTTTCCTTCTGAGAAGGCAATTTTAAATCATATTTCTTGGGAATCTCATCTTATGGGTGGAATTGTTGGAGCTTTCATGGCATTTTCATTTAGAAAAGATGTGGCTGATGAAGAGTTTATTGTTGGTGGGGACAACGGCAAAAGCAATGGCAAAATAGGCTATTTAGATAGACATTATAAAGAAGGCATCATTCCACTAGAAAACCCTAATTTTGTCTATTCTTACAAAGAAAAAAAGAATGATTAG
- the fabD gene encoding ACP S-malonyltransferase, giving the protein MKAYVFPGQGSQFVGMGKELYETNEEAKELFEKGNEILGFRITDLMFEGTAEDLKQTNVTQPAIFLHSVILAKVTPNFTPDAVAGHSLGEFSALVAAGALSFEDGLRLVKVRAEAMQKACEAEPSTMAAILALDDETAEKVCKGVAKENDEIVVPANYNCPGQLVISGSIKGIEIACEAMKQAGAKRALPLNVGGAFHSPLMESAREELAAAINKVNIEAPSCPIYQNVDAKPYTEPAKIKENLIAQLTAPVRWTQTVQNMHNDGVTTFVECGAGKVLQGLVKKIQRSAEVASV; this is encoded by the coding sequence ATGAAGGCATACGTTTTCCCAGGACAAGGTTCGCAGTTTGTCGGAATGGGTAAAGAACTCTACGAAACTAACGAAGAAGCAAAAGAACTTTTTGAGAAAGGCAATGAAATTTTAGGTTTCAGAATTACTGACTTAATGTTTGAAGGAACAGCCGAAGACCTCAAACAAACAAACGTTACACAACCTGCTATTTTTCTTCACTCTGTCATTTTGGCAAAAGTAACTCCAAATTTTACTCCTGATGCCGTAGCTGGACACTCTTTAGGAGAGTTTTCTGCACTTGTGGCTGCTGGTGCGCTTTCTTTTGAAGATGGACTAAGACTTGTTAAAGTTCGTGCAGAAGCTATGCAAAAAGCGTGTGAGGCAGAGCCTTCTACAATGGCTGCTATTTTGGCTTTAGATGATGAGACAGCCGAAAAAGTATGCAAAGGTGTGGCAAAAGAAAATGACGAGATAGTTGTTCCTGCAAATTATAACTGCCCTGGGCAGCTTGTTATTTCGGGTTCTATAAAAGGAATTGAAATTGCCTGTGAGGCAATGAAACAAGCAGGTGCAAAACGTGCCTTACCTCTCAATGTAGGTGGTGCTTTTCACTCTCCTTTGATGGAATCGGCTCGTGAAGAATTGGCTGCTGCTATCAACAAGGTAAACATTGAAGCTCCTTCTTGTCCGATTTATCAAAATGTAGATGCAAAGCCTTATACAGAACCAGCAAAAATCAAAGAAAATTTGATTGCTCAACTTACTGCTCCTGTGCGTTGGACACAAACTGTTCAGAACATGCACAACGATGGAGTTACTACTTTTGTAGAATGTGGCGCAGGAAAAGTATTGCAAGGGCTTGTAAAGAAAATACAACGAAGTGCAGAAGTAGCTTCTGTTTAG
- a CDS encoding CHAT domain-containing protein codes for MNNSYLTFLLYFILFSSVSAQNSSINYSEEENTDSLAWNMLLDEANYQQSRYDYKNAIQTYQNLLEQTKNKDSIYFFDVKNQLANLYQQKGNYAEAEILLSQCLDFNKNKFGENSLEYAQVCNDLAVVSRFEGNYRKAEFLHLKAKENQEKELTKLSIPYATSCLNLAELYRIGNRYDKSERYLMEANNILGNILGRKHPDYAKSLVGLADYHTYKNRFGMAETALEKARQIYAENYSKQNLDYANTCVSLANLYTLQDNYQKGLSLFKEVEYIYNSLLGKNHPDYVFFLNSYAVFYQKYGFYDKAQPLFIRVIEIKLQELQNNFYSLSEKEKLSYIQSNDVYFDNFAAFFVHIMTEKPDYRGFTQLLEAMINIQMARKGILLSENQRIQKAILSSKNSKLIEKYEEWKQIKHQIALGNNLDLAKRKELNLNLEELKNTANGLEKQISALSKRDDFLSSHQMNLENYTLANLQNSLDENETAVEIVTTGKGKDKTYIAIIVKKNKVTPVIIENIDEAGDLAYYRNTIQFQLENTESYYKLWYPLQREIGWVKRLYFSADGIYNFINPYTFYNPNTGKYITKEWILHSITSLREVIDKKQNSLTDKEKTAVLMGRPNYLSTKDKENNDETNLGEALQLSTEIFTDLEQTEYEIKKIDSLLKKTSWKTEIFLKSNASEETLKQVFHPTVLHIATHGYFEKTNNQNPLNSMLGAGIVLAQPKDNNQAEDGIFTAYEASLLDLQKTELVVISACETGLGQIASQEGVYGLQRGFRAAGARNVLLSLWQVDDKATQELMTIFYKEWFEGKTKQEALRNAQNQMRQKYEHPYYWGAFVLAGE; via the coding sequence ATGAACAACTCTTACCTTACATTTTTATTGTATTTTATACTTTTCTCTTCTGTCTCTGCTCAAAACTCTAGTATAAATTATTCAGAGGAGGAAAATACTGATTCTTTAGCGTGGAATATGCTTTTAGATGAAGCCAACTATCAACAATCTCGTTACGACTATAAAAATGCCATTCAGACGTATCAAAATCTCTTAGAGCAGACAAAAAACAAAGACAGTATTTATTTTTTTGATGTCAAAAATCAGTTGGCTAACCTTTATCAACAAAAAGGAAATTATGCCGAAGCCGAAATTTTACTTTCTCAATGTCTAGATTTTAATAAAAATAAATTTGGAGAAAACAGCCTTGAATATGCACAAGTTTGTAATGATTTGGCAGTCGTTTCTAGGTTTGAAGGAAATTATAGAAAGGCAGAATTTCTACATCTAAAAGCAAAAGAAAATCAAGAGAAAGAACTGACTAAACTTAGTATTCCGTATGCAACTTCGTGTCTGAACCTTGCCGAACTCTACCGAATAGGTAATCGCTACGACAAATCAGAACGTTATCTGATGGAAGCCAACAATATTTTGGGAAATATTTTAGGGCGAAAACATCCAGACTACGCAAAATCCTTAGTCGGCTTGGCAGATTATCATACGTATAAAAATAGGTTTGGAATGGCAGAAACAGCATTAGAAAAAGCTCGTCAGATTTATGCAGAAAATTATAGCAAGCAAAATTTAGATTATGCCAATACGTGTGTGAGTTTAGCCAATCTTTATACACTTCAAGACAACTATCAGAAAGGACTTTCGCTCTTCAAAGAAGTAGAATATATTTATAATTCGTTGCTAGGAAAAAATCATCCAGATTATGTATTTTTTCTCAATTCTTATGCTGTTTTTTACCAAAAATATGGCTTCTACGATAAGGCTCAACCTCTGTTTATTAGAGTAATAGAAATAAAATTACAAGAACTTCAAAACAATTTTTACAGTCTAAGTGAAAAAGAAAAACTCTCCTATATTCAGAGTAATGATGTCTATTTTGATAATTTTGCAGCTTTTTTTGTTCATATCATGACGGAAAAGCCAGATTATAGAGGTTTTACGCAGCTTTTAGAAGCAATGATAAATATCCAAATGGCACGAAAAGGAATTTTGCTTAGTGAAAATCAGCGCATTCAGAAAGCAATTCTTTCTAGTAAAAATTCAAAACTTATAGAAAAGTACGAAGAGTGGAAACAAATAAAACATCAAATTGCGTTAGGAAATAATCTTGACCTAGCTAAACGCAAAGAATTGAACTTAAATTTGGAAGAATTGAAAAATACAGCCAACGGCTTAGAGAAACAGATTTCGGCACTCTCCAAACGAGATGATTTTCTTTCTTCTCATCAAATGAACTTAGAAAATTACACACTTGCCAATTTACAAAATAGTTTAGACGAAAATGAAACGGCTGTCGAAATAGTAACCACAGGAAAAGGGAAAGACAAAACTTATATTGCCATAATAGTCAAGAAAAATAAAGTTACGCCAGTAATTATAGAAAACATTGATGAAGCAGGCGATTTGGCATATTACAGAAATACGATTCAGTTTCAATTAGAAAACACAGAAAGTTATTATAAACTGTGGTATCCTTTGCAAAGGGAAATTGGCTGGGTAAAGCGTCTTTACTTTTCGGCTGATGGGATTTATAATTTTATTAATCCCTATACTTTCTACAATCCGAATACAGGAAAATATATTACAAAAGAATGGATTTTACATTCTATCACATCGCTACGAGAAGTCATCGATAAGAAACAAAACAGCCTTACAGACAAAGAAAAAACAGCCGTTTTGATGGGCAGACCCAATTATTTATCTACAAAAGACAAAGAAAATAACGATGAAACGAATTTAGGCGAAGCTCTACAACTTTCCACCGAAATTTTTACAGATTTAGAGCAAACCGAATACGAAATAAAAAAAATAGACTCTCTGCTCAAAAAAACGAGTTGGAAAACGGAAATATTTTTAAAATCTAATGCGTCCGAAGAAACACTAAAACAAGTTTTTCATCCTACTGTTTTACACATCGCCACACATGGGTATTTTGAAAAAACTAATAATCAGAATCCCCTCAATAGTATGCTAGGAGCTGGAATTGTACTTGCTCAACCCAAAGATAACAACCAAGCAGAAGATGGAATTTTTACAGCGTATGAAGCTTCCTTACTAGATTTACAAAAGACAGAACTCGTCGTTATTTCAGCTTGTGAAACTGGACTAGGACAAATCGCTTCACAGGAGGGAGTTTATGGTTTGCAACGTGGTTTTAGGGCAGCAGGAGCAAGAAATGTTTTGCTTTCTCTTTGGCAAGTAGATGACAAAGCCACTCAAGAACTCATGACTATTTTCTACAAAGAATGGTTTGAAGGCAAAACGAAGCAAGAGGCTTTGAGAAATGCACAGAATCAAATGAGGCAAAAATATGAACATCCTTACTATTGGGGAGCTTTTGTTTTGGCAGGTGAGTGA
- a CDS encoding RDD family protein: MKNALVITEKQSVFLKENRQDPITGDEFCLGDKVVFCASCKSAFLADSWEYMNGKHCGQVGTLRKFPVVSKLKLSKPIILDFRKADSGNRIFAYLIDIGIAIILGVLLYIILDSLGLHYNYRNVFPFFATSLYMLFRDIFGVKSSFGKRIMGLYFINTETHKIAHPFKLIFRNVFYWLCLSALIAFISFLEAITDTGVVGGILGFVLLIANITHVIIVLANQNHIFDRILRIELVEKK; encoded by the coding sequence ATGAAGAATGCCTTAGTGATTACAGAAAAACAATCTGTATTTTTAAAGGAAAATCGCCAAGACCCCATTACAGGTGATGAGTTTTGTTTGGGCGATAAAGTGGTGTTTTGTGCTTCTTGCAAGTCTGCTTTTTTGGCTGATAGTTGGGAGTATATGAATGGAAAGCATTGTGGGCAAGTAGGAACGTTAAGAAAATTCCCTGTTGTTTCAAAACTCAAACTCTCCAAGCCAATCATTTTAGACTTTAGAAAAGCTGATAGTGGAAATCGTATTTTTGCTTATTTAATAGACATTGGTATAGCTATCATTTTAGGCGTTTTGTTATACATAATTTTAGATAGTTTAGGCTTACATTATAATTATCGTAATGTTTTTCCATTCTTTGCAACAAGTCTTTATATGCTCTTTAGAGATATTTTTGGCGTAAAATCAAGTTTTGGAAAGCGCATTATGGGGCTTTACTTTATAAATACAGAAACCCACAAAATTGCTCATCCTTTTAAGCTCATTTTTAGAAATGTTTTTTACTGGTTGTGTCTTTCTGCTCTGATTGCTTTTATTTCTTTTCTAGAGGCGATTACAGATACTGGGGTTGTGGGAGGAATTTTGGGGTTTGTTCTCTTGATTGCTAATATTACCCATGTTATCATTGTTTTGGCAAATCAAAATCATATTTTTGATAGAATATTGAGAATAGAATTGGTAGAGAAAAAATAA